DNA from Salvelinus alpinus chromosome 17, SLU_Salpinus.1, whole genome shotgun sequence:
CATTAGTCTAATAGTTCGTATTGCTCATTGTTTTACAGCCTCCTGTTGCGAGCTGATTAAACGTTAGCTTACTAGCCGTAACGTTAGTTAATCACACTGACAGCTTGCCTGAAGATACCGGTCCTACCGTTACgcttgtttacactgagctgGACTGGGGTTGGAACGCAATCATGGTTACATTTTACCAGAAGATACTACTCTCCCATTAAGCTTGTTTACACAAAGCTTAGAATGCAATCAAGGTTACATGATCCTGCCCTGAACTTAGCCACTGTTACTAGcgggctaccacccagtaccttGCATCTTAGaaactgctgccctatgtacatagtgtTAGCTATAATTTTGAATTTTAAATTAGTTTATtttccaataggccccatcctatcctagaccacaatgtaccacATAAAAAACATCATTTATTAcaatagtcattgaacactggtcactttaataatgtttacatactgttttacccacattatatatatatatatgtgtgtgtatatattgcattctggtcaaggctcatcctatataactactgctgtacacacattttatattcatatactgtccaatTGGCTGCCCGCAGATCAATTTCTTCCTTGGGGCGAACTCAGTCatggtctcaacttactgttgcgaggtagaatacacaaggtgcaattttgaaatttggttgCGCATcaacagtttttctcttgttatatcAGTCACTGATGGTcatcaattagcccatgtcagcaaaatGTTTCTATTGGTAAGTTAATCTAGCAgcaagctatctaaacttgtatgTCGAATTGGGGCCCTCATTGATTTTGTTAatcagtctcactcagatatcatattaaaaactgcaagcATTtgtctccgccccatggcaaaatgagtagaattgcacgTAATTAAaacactgcggcccctcatgagttgtgattttttttgtgtgtggcctccacatcaaagttgcccatcccagGTCTTTACACAccaacatatatatttatattccggactctgacattgctctttttaatatttatttaatttttgggatttttgtgtATTGtttggtattactgcactgttagagctgTGATAAAAtttgtgtacgcgaccaataacatttgatttaagaCACCATGGAGCTGGCGTGAGATATGGGTTGGAAAATGTACCTCAATGCAGGGATCGGATATGCCACTTTACTCCAAATGTTATCTTTATCCACACCGATACATtgagaagattgaaatactgctagTTTTCCTGGAAAACTTCCCTTTTCAtcctcatgctagctagcagtagccaCCGCAGCCATTTTGGAATGGCAGTTTCTTTGTCTTTGGTATCATGACATTCGTACATTTGtttgtgcatgccgccacctactgtgcggtAGTGTGTGGTCGATCACGTTACATTTTGtgatacaaaaataaaaaggaaGAGGGAAATGAAAAAAATTCACCACCAACTTAACCCTACACCTATATACCACTATTTCATACAAGTAAAAATCCACACCCCATTCAACTACTTTGACCCTAACTGGTCCTACACCAGGCCAATGGCATGGGAGGACGGGACTCTTTTGTTCAACACACCTtaactcttctgcagtaaaactcaaacacccaagtacttctctgcagctgccaccacaacatctattttctgtaaATGACGTTCTatttctgcagtacagttgataaccatggcaatgaacgctaagaagccaaccttatgAAGAACAAATGCATATCACTCTGTATTGGCctagctctactctactgctcaCCCTTGACCCATAATCCTCTACTgttttcactgcctcagcatactgCACCTTCTGTTCGACACTGaccctggcaacctcaacctgtcTCTCTTGCACTGGGCACTTCTGATTCCAAGCAACATGGGCACCCCCACAATCGACACACACAGTTTTTCCActgatactacacattcctttgtcccatgtgctcctgcacacttctcacatcttggaatctccctcctacacactgctgcaataTGACCATAAGCTTGACATCTAAAACACCATAGTGGGTTCGGCACAAAAGCTCTTACGGGATAACTGACATATCCTAATGTGACTTTGTCAGGTAAAGACTGCTTCAAAACGACAGACCGTGGCTTCTGTTTCACCACGCTCGCCACCgggtctgcgtcgcaccaaatgGAGGGCGTCACAGACACAAGGAATCTTCCATTTCAGTTGTTCCACCTCAACAATGAATGccaccccagtaatcactcctttcaaagGCACACTGCCCCCAGAGAGCAAAGCAAGTCACAAGTCTTGTCCCTGGACAGAAATAACACAAAGATCATCACAAGACCATTTTTAGCTACCTTCACCAATTTTAAATGTACCTAACTTCTTTTCTAGCCAGCCTGGTACTACATATGAGTCAGCCAAAAGGCAGGGATCcactttctccaaaaaagtaACTCCCACTGGGCCAAAATTATCCTTTTAATGACCATCCGGGCAAGGCTCTGACTCAGGTCTTCACCACACCTGTAACTGCAGGTAATTTATCCTCACTCTCGTCAGGTTACATTTCtgagctacactacatgaccaaaagtatgttaacacctgcttgtcaaacatctcattccaaaatcatgggcatttaatatggagttggtcccccgctTGCAACtatgacagcctccactcttctgggaaggctttccactagatattggaacattgctgcggggacttgcaaccgaggacagattatttttttGCACTTAagcactctgcggtcccattctgtgagcttgtgtggcctaccacttcgtagctgagccgttgttgctcctatacgtttccacttcaaaataacagcacttgcagttgacctgggcagctctagcaggaaagacattttacaaactgacttgttggaaatctggcaacctatgacggtgccatgttgaaggtcactgagcgcttcagtaaggccattctactgccgattgcatggctgtgtgcttgatgtcatacacctgtcagcaatgggtgtggctgaaatagctgaatccactcatttgaaggggtgtccacatactttagtatatacaataccagtcaaaagtttggacacctactcattcaagggtttttctttattttactattttctacattgtaaccaaaaacgtgttaaaacaaatcaaaatacatttgagattcttcaaagtagccacccttttccttgacagctttgcacactcttggtgtcaaccagctccatgaggaatgctttttcaacagtcttgaaggagttcccacatgtgctgagcacttgttggctgcttttccttcactctgcggtccaactcatcccaaaccatctcaattgggttgaggtcgggtgattgtggaggccaggtcatctgatgcagcactccatcactctccttggtcaaatagtccttacacagcctggaggtgtgttgggtcatttgtcctgttgaaaaacaaatgacagtcccactaagcgcaaaccagatgggatggtgtatcgctgcagagtgctgttgtagccatgctggttaagtgtgccttgaattctaaataaataactgacagtgtcaccagtaaagcaccatcacaactcctccatgcttcacagtgggaaccacacctgcggagaacatccgttcacctactctgcatctctcaaagacacggcggttgtaaccaaaaatccCAAATttcgactcatcagaccaaaggacagatttccaccggtctcatgtccattgctcgttttccttggcccaagcaagtctcttcttattggtgtccttttagtagtggattctttgcagcaatttgaccatgaaggcctgattcacgcagtctcctctgaacagttgatgttgagatgtgtctattacttgaactctgaagcatttatttttttGGGCTACCCTTGAAGAAACGGTCaacgttcttgaaatgttccatattgactgaccttcatgtcttaaagtaatgatggactgttgtttctctttgcttatttgagctgttgttcttgccataatatggacttggtattttatttGACCAAATAAGGCcattttctgtataccacacctaccttgtcagaacacaactgattggctcaaatgcattaagaaggaaagaaattccacaaattaacttttaacaaggcacacctgttaattgaaatgcattccaggtgaccacctcacaatgctggttgagagaatgccaagagtgtgcaaagctggtaCTGTGTAGTGTATCAAAGAATACACAGTGCGGGTTTGTACTTGGCGCCATTCTTCCTGAAACACATCTTCCCTCTGCACTCCGCTCTTCTTTTTCTTCCTCGCTGTCCATCATGACGTCTGTCCGTTAACCACGCTATTGCAGTGCCTTCTTCCTCTGTATTGCATGCAGAGCACACACCGGGGGCTTTTTTCCAAAACCCAACCTCTGTTCCTTAGCCCAAAAGTCTGGCCATCTCTGTACTCTCCATGCTTGCTCAACCACGGAATGgcagtgtcagccaatcagctccttttgttgttCAACGCAACGTGCCATTCCGTAATGACTGCTGTGGCTGAGGGCGAAAGGGCAGTTTTCCGGGAAAACTAGCAGTAGCCTTCGATCTTCTCAATGGAGCAGTGTGGATAAAGGTATAGTGGAATCCCTGAATTACATTTTCTGACCCATATCTCGTACCGGCTCAACGCTGTCTTAATGTAACCATGATTACGTTCCAACCCCAGGgcagctcagtgtaaacaagTGTAACGGTAGAGTTGGTGTCTTCTGGCAAACtgacagctagctagttagctaacttacCTCATAAAAACACAGGTTGCTAACGTTAGCTCTTGTTGGCCAAAGATATTCTTATCTCGTATTGTAGTCACTCAACCTTTTGTTATATTTTAGTTTTCTTGTGTTTGTTGGATTGCGTTGAGCTGCAAAGTAGTATTGTTGACAGTTTAGTTTGGTGGGTCTTCCAATGTATGCTGGCTAGCTGTACTAGAAGTTGCTTCGATGCAACTAAGCCAGTTTGTTGGGACGTTTGGCTGTTAACAAGAGATGAATAGAAAACATATTACACAAAATGCTAAAGTCTTCCTCCCACCTTCCCTTGAAAGCAAGCAAGCCCCAATAACAAAGAGAAGCTAGAGCCCTAGGTGGGCAAGTTGATGTGCAATGATTTATTCAATCCAACCCAGTTGTTTATAGTTGTATGCATAGGGAGGAGGAGAGCGTGTCTGTTGTTATCTAACATATTGAATGCAGCAGGTGGAGGGATGAGCCTCTTCCCTGTGATTGGCACACACGTGCCGGAAGCAGCCAATGGGGTGGATACACCAGACTCCCCTGGATCCTGCAGTGAGAATGGCCCGCACACCTACGCCCCTACTACCCCCTCGCAGCTCCTGAAGTTTGGGGGCAGGGTGCCAACGCCTGGGCACGGATCCCTCGATGGGACCCCTGGCGAGATTGAGAACTGTGTGGATGAAGAGAGAGCATGCCATGTACAAGAAGACCCCATAGACACTCCTCACAACTACATGTCCCATTCGGACAAACAACACAAAGACACGCTCCTAGCACAGCCCTCCCGCCCCACTGCCACATGCGCGGCAGACACAAACCCACACGCGGCCCCTCAAGACATGTCCCTCACTGGACCCCTCCAAACAGATGAGCCCCTAAATGATGTTCTGTCTAGAGACTCACAGCACACCGCCACCGCAACAGGCATTCCATCCAAAGACACAGCTCCACAGAGGGACACTCCCAGTGCAGACACACTTCAgtcagagacagaacacacagagcCTTGTAACTGCTGTTCtgtagaaacagaggaggagaagcaggaggaggagagtgaggagcaGCATTCAGGAAACACCCAGGCTGAAGTCTCAGCTCAGGTGAGTCTGCCATATTGACCGCTACTGCTCCTGTACATAATCGTTGAAGTGCCAGAGCCAACAGCTCAAGAATAGAAAATAGTACTTTAACCATTGTAATGcggaaatgttttgtttttgtatgGATTTTTTGACCACCTGCAATAGTAAGGATATACAAGTGTTTTGTTCATACGTCTGGTACCGGTATGTAAGACTGACTCTTCCTCTCAGCTTACAGAGGAGCCCTCAGCAGCAGCTTCCAGCCCAAGCTCTGCCCCAGCCAAGAGGAATTCGTCAGACAGCAGCCCCTGCCCGCCCCACGTCATGGCTCAGGTGCACGTGCGGAATGTCCCCGAGCGGGAGCGCATCGTCCGGGGCATGCAGGACAGCAAGAGTCTGGATGAGATCAGCCAGGCATGCGGGGGAGGGGGCGGCGGCCGGGGGGGCCAACCAGAGGGCCGCAGGGCCACCATCTCCTCTGCCCTGGAGCTGGAGGGAACAGTCAGCCACGACGGGGACCTGACCCACTTCATCTGCCGCAACCTGGAGCAGAAGATCAAGTTGAGCTCCAAGCCCAGCctggactgtgactgtgactgtgagtaTACCACCGGAGGACTGCAGGGATCGGATGGTTATTCACCTGGGTtctattcattaggcaccaaacagaagaaaactgaCTAAAACAGGGAGAGACCACCTGAACTTGTCCAGTAAGATACACTTGTTTtctttttctgttgcaaaacgttttgctactgtTTACCTGAATACGACCCTGCTGATCAGTGAAATGCTGATTCACAAACTTCCTTTTCTGTTATGATTTCAGTGATGTGTTAGAAGCTGCAGTTGAAGGCCGAGATCCAAATCAAATAAATTCTTCCCCTTTCCTCTTGTGATTAGATTAGCACCCTCAGGAAGGGTGGGAGGACGGATGAGTGTCATAGCACTGCTTGGATGAGGGAGGCTGATTTGGTTTGCTTTGTAGACTGTCGAGATAAGGTAGTAATTTCCtgtgtgtttttctgtctctctttctgtgtctagCGGACTGCTCGGGTTCCATCAGTAGCAGAGGTCGGGGGTCGTCGTTGCGGCAGCCGGCAGACATCCCTCCCATCGACCCTGCTGTCCTGGTGGACCTACAGAGACACACTCAGGATGTTGCCCACAGTGTGGAGCTGATGATGCGGAGCCTCAACGGAACCATCCAGAACGTACGTGAGCTCAGTTTGTTCACAAACATTTACCATTTTGATCTGCATTCAACTATCCTTTTAGTCCTGCCCTGCTATACATTGGTTATTGTAAGTTGCTGATATTAAGGGTCTGCTATGTTatataaactgagtgtacaaaacattaagaacacctgctttccatcagacaggtgaatccatgtgaaaagatatgatcccttattaatatcacctgttaaatccacttcaatcagtgtagatgaggggaggagacaggttaaagaaggagttttaagccttgagacatggattgtgtatgtgtgccattcagagggtgaatggcacacatacac
Protein-coding regions in this window:
- the LOC139542708 gene encoding BLOC-1-related complex subunit 6-like translates to MSLFPVIGTHVPEAANGVDTPDSPGSCSENGPHTYAPTTPSQLLKFGGRVPTPGHGSLDGTPGEIENCVDEERACHVQEDPIDTPHNYMSHSDKQHKDTLLAQPSRPTATCAADTNPHAAPQDMSLTGPLQTDEPLNDVLSRDSQHTATATGIPSKDTAPQRDTPSADTLQSETEHTEPCNCCSVETEEEKQEEESEEQHSGNTQAEVSAQLTEEPSAAASSPSSAPAKRNSSDSSPCPPHVMAQVHVRNVPERERIVRGMQDSKSLDEISQACGGGGGGRGGQPEGRRATISSALELEGTVSHDGDLTHFICRNLEQKIKLSSKPSLDCDCDSDCSGSISSRGRGSSLRQPADIPPIDPAVLVDLQRHTQDVAHSVELMMRSLNGTIQNMTALSVGYIQTYRDSVDSLGESVDMSIKGMYTLMARCEELDRSMQPIHTLAAQIRDIKRTLDALEAVCK